Proteins encoded by one window of Salvia splendens isolate huo1 chromosome 5, SspV2, whole genome shotgun sequence:
- the LOC121802567 gene encoding mitogen-activated protein kinase homolog MMK1-like — protein MVDGNHPADDEMSEAEPQLHPPPAPAPDQIPAALSHGGRFIQYNIFGNVFEVTSRYKPPIMPIGKGAYGIVCSAVNSETGEHVAIKKIANAFDNKIDAKRTLREIKLLRHMDHENIISIRDVIPPPQREVFNDVYIAYELMDTDLHQIIRSNQPLSEEHCQYFLYQILRGLKYIHSANVLHRDLKPSNLLLNANCDLKICDFGLARVTSETDFMTEYVVTRWYRPPELLLNSSDYTAAIDIWSVGCIFMELMDRKPLFPGRDHVHQLRLLIELIGTPTEAELGLLNENAKRYIRQLPHYRRQSFTEKFPQVHPLAVDLVEKMLTFDPRQRLTVEGALAHPYLNSLHDISDEPTCSVPFSFDFEQHSLTEDQMRELIYQEALAFNPDYRRM, from the exons ATGGTGGACGGAAATCACCCGGCCGACGACGAGATGTCGGAGGCGGAGCCGCAGCTGCATCCTCCGCCGGCGCCGGCGCCAGATCAGATACCCGCCGCGCTCAGCCACGGCGGCCGCTTCATCCAGTACAACATCTTCGGCAACGTCTTCGAGGTCACCTCCAGATACAAACCCCCAATCATGCCAATCGGAAAAGGCGCATACGGCATCGTTTG CTCGGCTGTGAATTCGGAGACGGGTGAGCATGTTGCTATTAAGAAGATAGCGAATGCTTTCGATAATAAAATCGATGCGAAGAGGACTCTCCGTGAGATCAAGCTTCTGCGACACATGGATCATGAAAAT ATTATTTCAATCAGAGATGTAATTCCACCGCCACAAAGGGAAGTGTTTAACGATGTTTACATTGCATATGAGCTTATGGATACTGATCTCCATcaaattattcggtctaatcAACCTTTGTCGGAGGAGCATTGTCAG TATTTTTTGTATCAAATCCTCCGAGGGCTGAAATACATACATTCAGCAAATGTCCTACACCGGGATTTAAAGCCAAGCAATCTTCTTCTGAATGCAAATTGTGACCTAAAGATCTGTGATTTTGGACTGGCACGAGTCACGTCTGAAACTGATTTTATGACTGAATATGTCGTCACAAGATGGTACCGGCCGCCAGAACTTTTGTTAAATTCATCTGATTACACTGCAGCTATCGATATATGGTCAGTCGGGTGCATATTTATGGAATTGATGGACCGGAAACCACTGTTTCCAGGTAGAGATCACGTGCACCAGTTACGCCTGCTCATAGAG CTGATTGGTACACCAACAGAGGCTGAGTTAGGTCTTCTGAATGAAAATGCAAAACGATATATCAGGCAACTCCCTCATTATCGTCGACAGTCATTCACCGAAAAGTTCCCTCAGGTGCACCCTCTTGCTGTTGATCTTGTCGAGAAGATGCTGACATTTGATCCCAGGCAACGGCTCACAG TCGAAGGCGCATTGGCCCACCCATACCTGAACTCGCTCCACGACATCAGCGACGAGCCCACTTGCTCGGTCCCTTTCAGCTTCGACTTCGAGCAGCACTCGCTCACAGAGGATCAGATGAGGGAGCTGATCTACCAGGAGGCGCTCGCGTTCAATCCGGATTATCGGCGCATGTGA
- the LOC121805280 gene encoding uncharacterized protein LOC121805280, with product MAKSKKMQPEVGSQGHGAILHKLSSRRKKACGDTHHEKLQPRASEKKEWDIAVCSICLESPHNAVLLLCSSYEKGCRPYMCATSNRYSNCLEQYSKASAKVTSNPQAQSWQGSIASFNFSEESSCLDMKSKLSELLCPLCRSEVKGWTVLEPARRYLNSKNRACAQENCSFVGTYKEIKKHVKVEHPKACPRDVDPSLAEKWKKLEREQDLSDVFSTIRASMPGAVVFGDYVIEGNHGISGGSDDDDGLFDGTFFRFPTRGGGGWNDSPFAPEGDYDSLGEGFFRRLQARLASRTTGRNISRIARPHARLLFTRQARRSRDRR from the coding sequence ATGGCAAAATCCAAGAAGATGCAGCCGGAAGTTGGCTCCCAAGGCCATGGAGCTATCCTGCATAAGTTATCATCTCGACGTAAGAAGGCTTGTGGAGACACGCACCATGAAAAGCTACAACCGAGGGCATCAGAAAAGAAAGAGTGGGACATCGCTGTATGTTCCATCTGCTTAGAGTCTCCTCACAATGCTGTCCTCCTGCTTTGTTCCTCGTATGAAAAGGGTTGCCGTCCCTATATGTGCGCTACGAGCAACCGATACTCTAACTGTCTTGAGCAGTACAGTAAGGCCTCCGCCAAGGTAACCTCGAACCCCCAAGCACAATCCTGGCAAGGGTCAATTGCTAGTTTTAATTTCTCAGAAGAATCCAGTTGTCTCGATATGAAGAGTAAATTATCCGAGCTTCTGTGCCCACTTTGTCGTTCGGAGGTGAAAGGTTGGACTGTTCTGGAGCCTGCTCGCCGGTACCTGAATTCCAAGAACCGAGCCTGCGCACAAGAGAATTGCTCGTTTGTTGGAACTTACAAGGAGATCAAGAAACATGTAAAGGTGGAGCACCCAAAGGCATGCCCTCGGGATGTAGATCCTTCGCTGGCGGAGAAGTGGAAAAAGCTCGAGAGGGAGCAAGATCTAAGCGACGTGTTCAGTACAATCAGAGCTAGTATGCCTGGGGCGGTCGTCTTCGGCGACTACGTGATAGAGGGGAACCACGGAATCTCCGGTGGCAGCGACGATGATGACGGGCTCTTCGACGGCACATTCTTCAGGTTTCCAACTCGCGGTGGTGGTGGATGGAACGACTCCCCTTTCGCTCCCGAGGGCGATTACGACTCTCTCGGCGAGGGGTTCTTCCGCAGGCTACAGGCTAGACTTGCCTCAAGAACCACCGGCCGTAACATCTCCCGGATCGCGCGTCCACACGCCCGGCTCTTGTTCACGAGGCAGGCGAGGAGGTCGAGAGACCGCAGGTAA
- the LOC121801905 gene encoding mitogen-activated protein kinase kinase kinase 1-like, with the protein MKMHRFPKLFSHRRADSSSSRRPAKPRRLERSNALRNVTYEFSPSTSSSSSPEESQRASSLDSYAENTTSFRVDGTEGGFEVICEAFGFSGIDDFAISPEDYVAMKVGPSYSSSGKKLEPLCREIEVDCDDVVQYSYGDGYIGGLDVIHRRMEGLCVGNLDNSYGKKLGESGVSKRLEDGVNYSDKLRVRSKAARMNGIKGARPSIVVPDWDTKAGFLRESDPCIPKFQSRFFSNNGETEGVGRDRTEQEKGERIGGLTIEENRALSESCSFSSNEYDSSSSMTEPLSSISSNDRYGRVIHDWQKGELLGRGTFGSVYEGIADGGFFFAVKEVSLLDQGEDGKQCVVQLEQEIALLSQFEHENIVRYYGTEKKGSHLCIFLELVTQGSLLRLYQKYDLRVPQVSNYTRQILHGLKYLHDRDVIHRDIKCANILVHTNGLVKLADFGLAKAAKLNDVKSCKGTAFWMAPEVVWSKGYGLAADIWSLGCTVLEMLTRSFPYFGLEYMTALFHIGQGVRPDVPNTLSSDARDFILQCLQVDPALRPTAAQLLNHPFVKQPLTSSSHSVGWQF; encoded by the exons ATGAAAATGCATCGATTTCCGAAGCTCTTCTCCCATAGGCGCGCCGATTCCAGCTCCAGCCGCCGGCCGGCGAAGCCGAGGAGGCTTGAGCGGAGCAACGCACTCAGGAATGTCACCTACGAGTTCTCTCCGTCTACTTCTTCTTCGTCGTCGCCGGAGGAGTCCCAGCGCGCGAGCTCCTTGGATTCGTACGCCGAGAACACGACGAGCTTCCGCGTGGATGGGACCGAGGGCGGATTTGAGGTTATCTGCGAAGCCTTTGGTTTTTCTGGAATAGACGATTTCGCTATTTCACCGGAGGATTATGTGGCGATGAAGGTGGGgccttcttattcttcttccgGTAAGAAATTGGAGCCTTTGTGTCGAGAAATTGAAGTTGATTGTGATGATGTTGTTCAATATTCTTATGGTGATGGTTATATTGGGGGTCTTGATGTGATTCATCGGAGAATGGAGGGTTTGTGTGTTGGAAATTTAGATAATAGTTATGGTAAGAAATTGGGGGAAAGTGGGGTATCGAAGAGGTTAGAGGATGGTGTAAATTATAGTGATAAGTTAAGAGTGAGATCGAAAGCAGCTCGGATGAATGGTATTAAGGGGGCGCGGCCGAGTATAGTGGTGCCCGATTGGGATACGAAGGCAGGTTTTTTGCGGGAGAGTGATCCATGTATTCCAAAGTTTCAAAGCAGATTCTTTTCAAATAATGGAGAGACTGAGGGGGTTGGCCGGGATAGGACCGAGCAAGAGAAGGGTGAGAGGATAGGGGGGTTGACAATAGAAGAGAACCGTGCATTATCAGAGTCTTGCTCTTTCTCTTCAAATGAGTATGATTCCTCAAGTTCCATGACTGAACCTTTGTCTAGCATTTCATCTAATGATAGATATGGGCGCGTCATTCATGACTGGCAGAAGGGTGAGCTTTTGGGGCGTGGAACATTTGGATCTGTGTATGAAGGAATTGCGGA TGGCGGATTCTTTTTTGCTGTAAAGGAAGTgtctttgcttgatcaaggagagGATGGAAAGCAATGTGTCGTCCAACTTGAACAG GAAATTGCTCTTCTGAGTCAATTCGAACATGAAAACATCGTCCggtattatgggacggagaag AAGGGGTCGCATCTCTGTATTTTTCTTGAGCTGGTCACACAAGGCTCCCTTTTGAGACTGTACCAGAAATATGACCTTCGAGTTCCACAAGTGTCCAATTATACAAGGCAGATTCTACATGGTTTGAAGTATTTGCATGACAGAGATGTCATCCATAG AGATATAAAATGTGCCAATATATTGGTGCACACAAATGGTTTGGTGAAGCTTGCTGATTTTGGTCTTGCTAAG GCTGCCAAGTTGAATGATGTGAAGTCTTGCAAGGGGACTGCATTTTGGATGGCTCCTGAG GTTGTTTGGAGCAAGGGCTATGGGCTTGCAGCAGATATATGGAGTCTCGGATGTACAGTCTTGGAGATGTTGACCAGAAGTTTTCCTTATTTCGGTTTGGAATAT ATGACGGCTTTATTCCACATAGGACAGGGCGTGAGACCAGATGTCCCGAACACTCTTTCAAGTGATGCACGTGATTTCATACTTCAGTGCTTACAAGTCGACCCAGCCTTACGCCCAACAGCTGCCCAGCTCCTAAACCACCCCTTTGTGAAGCAGCCACTTACATCATCTTCTCACAGCGTTGGCTGGCAGTTTTGA
- the LOC121805450 gene encoding transmembrane protein 50 homolog, which yields MELSELLAIFGPGISGAVFGAGWWFWVDAVVCSAVQVPFLHYLPGIFASLSALMFNCVRKEDIDYSPYDEGEWRLKLWLFIAYVVSFVSLAASVGLLIQDALVETGPSAWTGIAGVLQCVFVLISGLIYWISHSSE from the exons ATGGAGTTGTCTGAGCTTTTGGCAATATTCGGACCGGGAATCTCCGGCGCGGTGTTCGGCGCTGGGTGGTGGTTTTGGGTGGATGCCGTCGTGTGCAGCGCCGTACAAGTCCCTTTCCTCCACTACCTACCAG gAATTTTCGCTTCCTTGTCTGCTCTGATGTTCAATTGCGTGAGGAAAGAGGATATTGACTACTCTCCATACGATGAGGGTGAATGGAG GTTGAAACTCTGGCTTTTCATTGCATATGTTGTGTCATTTGTCTCGTTAGCTGCTTCAGTCGGACTCTTGATACAAGATGCACTGGTGGAGACTGGTCCTTCAGCATGGACTGGAATTGCAGGTGTTCTTCAATGCGTCTTTGTGTTAATCAG TGGCCTGATATATTGGATATCTCATTCCTCTGAATAA